The Streptomyces sp. V3I7 genome segment CCGGACGAGTCAGCTGCTCGTGGTGGACTGCCTGTTCATCGGGGTGGCGCAGCGGACGTACGAGTCGGCCGCGCCGGCTTTGGCCGCTTCTTATGAAGCCTTGGCACACAGGCACCGGAGTTCGCCGCGATAGACCGTAGGGGTAACTGCTGTGTGGATCTGCGGGTCCGATGTGGCTGGTCGGGCAGTTCCCCGCGCCCCTGAGTTGGCTGCACCGACCCGCACTTGAATGCCCACCCGAGAGAGCCGCCCCATGACTTCCACGTCCCACCCTCATGGCCTCCGCGCCGAGTTGGAGTCGCTGACCACCGAGGCGTTCCGGCCCGAGCTCGCCGAGATCGACCGGCTGCCCACCGTCGAGATCGCGCGGCTGATGAACGGCGAGGACACGGGCGTCCCCGCCGCCGTCGCCGCGCGGCTTCCGCAGATCGCGGCCGCCATCGACGCCGTCGCCGCGCGCATGGCCCGCGGCGGGCGTCTGGTCTACGCGGGCGCGGGCACCGCGGGCCGGCTCGGTGTGCTGGACGCCTCCGAGTGCCCGCCCACCTTCAACACCGAGCCCGCCCAGGTCGTCGGCCTGATCGCGGGCGGCCCGCAGGCCCTGGTCACCTCGGTCGAGGGCGCGGAGGACTCCCCGGAGCTGGCCCGGAGGGACCTCGACGGGCTGGGCCTCGACCCCGACGACACGGTGGTCGGCGTCTCCGCGTCCGGCCGCACCCCCTACGCCGTCGGCGCCGTCGTGCACGCCCGCGCCCTCGGCGCCCTGACGATCGGCCTGTCCTGCAACGAGGGCAGCGCGCTCGCGGCGGCCGCCGAGCACGGCATCGAGGTGGTCGTCGGACCGGAGCTGCTCACCGGCTCCACCCGTCTGAAGGCCGGGACGGCGCAGAAGCTGGTGCTCAACATGCTGTCGACGATCACGATGATCCGCCTCGGCAAGACGTACGGGAACCTGATGGTCGACGTGCGCGCCTCGAACGACAAGCTCCGGGCCCGCTCGCGCCGGATCGTCGCCCTGGCCACCGGCGCGGCGGACGAGGAGATCGAGGCGGCCCTCACCGCGACGGGCGGCGAGGTGAAGAACGCGATCCTGATCGTCCTGAGCGGGGTCGACGGCCCGACGGCCGCCCGCCTTCTGGAGGAGAGCGGCGGCCATCTGCGCGCCGCGCTGGCAGCGGCGACCGGCTGAACCGCACCCTCAGGGGGTGCGCACACCGGACAACATGGACAGCAACGACAGCAAGGACAGCCTCACTGCCGAGGCGATCCTCCCCCTCGTCGGCGGCCCCGCGAACGTCGTCTCCGTCGCCCACTGCATGACCCGGCTGCGGCTGGGCCTGCGGGACAGGGGCCTGGTCCGGGAGGAGGCGCTGCGCGCACTACCCGCGGTGCTCGGCGTGGTCGCGGACGACGAGACGTACCAGATCGTGCTGGGCCCGGGGACGGTCGCCCGGGTCACCCCGGCCTTCGAGGCACTGCTCGCGGCGGAGCCGCCCGGGACGGCGGCCGAACTGGCCGCCAAAGGCGCGTACTTGCGAGCGTCCCAGCGTCAGCGCAACGCCACGCCCGGAAAGATCCTCCTCCGCCGCATCGCGAACATCTTCGTCCCGCTGATCCCGGCCCTGATCGGCTGCGGCGTGATCGCGGGCCTGAACGGCCTGCTGGTCAACCTGGGCTGGCTGCCGGGCGTCACCCCGGCCCTCGCCGCCATCGCCTCCGGTTTCATGGTGCTGATCCCGGTCTTCGTCGGCTACAACACGGCGAAGGAGTTCGGCGGGACGCCCGTGCTCGGCGGGGCGATCGCGGCCATCATCGTCTACGCCGGGGTGGCGAAGGTGACGGTGTTCGGCATGACCCCGGCACCCGGCCAGGGCGGCGCGCTCGGCGCACTGGCGGCGGCACTGCTCGGGACGTACGTGGAGCGGTGGATCCGCGGCCGCCTACCGGACGCGCTCGACGTCCTGGTCACCCCGACCGTCACGGTTCTCCTCACCGGCCTGGTCACGCTCTACGGCCTCATGTACGCGGCGGGCGAGCTCTCGGCGGCCATCGGCACGGGGGCGAACTGGCTGCTGGACAACACGGGTGTCCTGGCGGGCCTGATCCTGGGCGGCCTCTTCCTCCCCCTGGTGATGCTGGGCCTGCACCAGGCTCTCATCCCCATCCACACCACCCTCATCGAGCAGCAGGGCTACACGGTTCTGCTGCCCATCCTGGCGATGGCGGGCGCGGGTCAGGTAGGCGCGGCTCTTGCCGTCTACGTCCGCCTGCGCCACGACACCTCGCTGCGTACGACGATCAAGTCGGCGCTCCCCGCAGGGTTGCTGGGCGTCGGAGAACCCCTGATCTACGGCGTCTCGCTCCCCCTGGGCCGCCCCTTCGTCACGGCGTGCGCGGGCGGCGCGGCGGGCGGTGCCTTCGTCGGGTTCTTCTCGATGCTCGGCGACAAGGTCGGCTCCACCGCCATCGGCCCCTCGGGCTGGGCCCTGTTCCCGCTCCTGTCCGGAAACCAGGGCCCGGCCCTCGCCGTCGGGATCTACGCGGGCGGCCTGTTCACGGGGTACGCGGTCGGCTTCGCGGCCACGTACGTCCACCTACAGCCGGGCACGCTCCACCCCTCGGAGCAGGGATGAAGCGCGGTGGCGTCTCAGCTTCTCGGAGACGGCGTCTCAGCCAAGCTGGAACGTGGCCTCGACCGGGTAGTGGTCGCTGGGCGCGTTCGTGTCGGTCTGGCCCTCGGTCCAGCCGCTCTGCGGGTCGAAGTCGGCGACGACGCGGGGAAGCGCGGCCGGGGTGGGACGGCCCGGGGCGTTGAGGTAGCCGATGTAGTCGAGGCTGTCGTGGTAGTCGCGCGGGAAGGACTCGACGCCCGACATG includes the following:
- the murQ gene encoding N-acetylmuramic acid 6-phosphate etherase translates to MTSTSHPHGLRAELESLTTEAFRPELAEIDRLPTVEIARLMNGEDTGVPAAVAARLPQIAAAIDAVAARMARGGRLVYAGAGTAGRLGVLDASECPPTFNTEPAQVVGLIAGGPQALVTSVEGAEDSPELARRDLDGLGLDPDDTVVGVSASGRTPYAVGAVVHARALGALTIGLSCNEGSALAAAAEHGIEVVVGPELLTGSTRLKAGTAQKLVLNMLSTITMIRLGKTYGNLMVDVRASNDKLRARSRRIVALATGAADEEIEAALTATGGEVKNAILIVLSGVDGPTAARLLEESGGHLRAALAAATG
- a CDS encoding PTS transporter subunit EIIC, which encodes MDSNDSKDSLTAEAILPLVGGPANVVSVAHCMTRLRLGLRDRGLVREEALRALPAVLGVVADDETYQIVLGPGTVARVTPAFEALLAAEPPGTAAELAAKGAYLRASQRQRNATPGKILLRRIANIFVPLIPALIGCGVIAGLNGLLVNLGWLPGVTPALAAIASGFMVLIPVFVGYNTAKEFGGTPVLGGAIAAIIVYAGVAKVTVFGMTPAPGQGGALGALAAALLGTYVERWIRGRLPDALDVLVTPTVTVLLTGLVTLYGLMYAAGELSAAIGTGANWLLDNTGVLAGLILGGLFLPLVMLGLHQALIPIHTTLIEQQGYTVLLPILAMAGAGQVGAALAVYVRLRHDTSLRTTIKSALPAGLLGVGEPLIYGVSLPLGRPFVTACAGGAAGGAFVGFFSMLGDKVGSTAIGPSGWALFPLLSGNQGPALAVGIYAGGLFTGYAVGFAATYVHLQPGTLHPSEQG